One stretch of Corallococcus soli DNA includes these proteins:
- a CDS encoding SUMF1/EgtB/PvdO family nonheme iron enzyme, with protein sequence MAPEVWRGEPATARSDLFSLGVLLHELCGGLTPGPLADAPLEPRTFTPLDRVVPGIDPAFASVVMRCLAHEPSERFDSAEALREALESIAARRSATLGHAAAPARVRPRWLRVTRVVALPFLAAALLLGGNWYGERSRRLDAEQALASVAPLLDEGRVLESRIEALRAEAFTAFDSDRVPIAEDTWSQALALGVKQARRYEEATAILDTARMRVGAGRSDPLEQRLADLLLQRILVAERDRKPEARAALLQRLDEVDPSGVTSHKLTAPVRVDLDSDPPGAVVQVESLEPITGEPPGPWTFGTTPITSGLTLSPGSYRLTFTRPDRPPVRYPVLLGRGGVFQARVVLPKHVPDGYVYVPPGRFLYGSGDDESIRRTVVRTRPLHPLTTGAFLIARHEVTYADWLTWLRALPTAERAARRPRGTNYFGTIELLPNPDDTWTFHLEHEGVAYHAREGEPLRYQDRQLRAEQDWRRFPVSGISWEDARAYVAWLDATGRLPRARLCTEREWERAARGADGRDYPHGPTLAPDDANFDATYGRKPRAFGPDAVGSHPRSDSPFGVADQSGNVWEWLVTDTAGTPAYGGGSFYQDALTARVLNHGDGEPRTRFPFIGMRVCASVP encoded by the coding sequence ATGGCGCCCGAGGTGTGGCGGGGCGAGCCGGCCACCGCGCGAAGCGACCTCTTCTCGCTGGGCGTCCTCCTCCATGAGCTGTGCGGAGGCCTCACGCCCGGTCCGCTCGCGGACGCCCCGCTTGAACCCCGGACCTTCACACCCCTGGATCGAGTGGTGCCCGGGATCGATCCCGCGTTCGCGTCGGTCGTCATGCGGTGTCTCGCGCATGAGCCCTCCGAGCGCTTCGACTCCGCGGAGGCCCTGCGCGAGGCCCTGGAGTCGATCGCCGCGCGACGCTCCGCGACCCTTGGGCATGCCGCCGCGCCCGCGCGAGTCCGCCCCCGCTGGCTGCGCGTCACCCGGGTGGTGGCGCTTCCGTTCCTGGCCGCGGCCCTCCTCCTCGGGGGCAACTGGTACGGGGAGCGCTCCCGGCGCCTCGACGCGGAGCAGGCGCTGGCCTCCGTGGCCCCGCTGCTCGACGAGGGCCGTGTCCTGGAGTCGCGGATTGAGGCCCTCCGCGCGGAGGCGTTCACCGCGTTCGACTCGGACCGCGTGCCCATCGCCGAGGACACCTGGTCCCAGGCCCTGGCCCTGGGCGTGAAGCAGGCCCGGCGCTACGAAGAGGCCACCGCCATCCTCGATACCGCCCGGATGCGCGTGGGCGCGGGCCGGAGCGATCCGTTGGAGCAACGCCTCGCGGACCTGCTCCTCCAGCGCATCCTCGTCGCGGAGCGCGACCGCAAGCCCGAGGCCCGCGCGGCCCTGCTCCAACGCCTGGACGAAGTGGACCCAAGCGGTGTCACGAGCCACAAGCTGACCGCCCCCGTCCGCGTGGACCTGGACAGCGATCCCCCTGGCGCCGTCGTCCAGGTCGAAAGCCTGGAGCCGATCACCGGCGAGCCCCCCGGCCCCTGGACCTTCGGCACCACGCCCATCACCTCCGGCCTCACCCTGTCACCCGGCTCCTACCGCCTGACGTTCACGCGACCGGACCGGCCGCCGGTGCGCTACCCCGTGCTGCTCGGGCGCGGAGGCGTCTTCCAGGCCCGCGTCGTCCTCCCCAAGCACGTCCCGGACGGCTACGTCTACGTGCCCCCGGGCCGCTTCCTCTACGGCAGCGGCGACGACGAGAGCATCCGCCGCACCGTCGTGCGCACGCGCCCGCTGCACCCGCTCACCACCGGCGCCTTCCTCATCGCGCGCCACGAAGTCACGTACGCGGACTGGCTCACCTGGCTGCGCGCGCTGCCCACCGCGGAGCGCGCCGCGCGCAGGCCCCGGGGCACGAACTACTTCGGCACCATCGAGCTGCTCCCCAATCCCGACGACACCTGGACCTTCCACCTGGAACACGAGGGCGTCGCCTACCACGCGAGGGAAGGGGAGCCCCTGCGCTACCAGGACCGCCAGCTGCGCGCCGAACAGGACTGGCGCCGCTTCCCCGTGTCCGGCATCTCCTGGGAGGACGCCCGCGCCTACGTGGCCTGGCTGGACGCCACCGGCCGGCTGCCCCGCGCGCGCCTGTGCACCGAGCGGGAGTGGGAGCGCGCCGCCCGGGGCGCGGACGGTCGCGACTATCCGCACGGCCCCACGCTCGCGCCGGACGACGCCAACTTCGACGCCACCTACGGGCGCAAGCCGCGCGCCTTCGGGCCGGACGCGGTGGGCTCCCACCCCAGGTCGGACAGCCCCTTCGGCGTGGCGGACCAGTCCGGCAACGTGTGGGAGTGGCTGGTGACGGACACGGCCGGCACGCCCGCGTACGGAGGCGGGTCGTTCTACCAGGACGCGCTCACCGCCCGGGTCCTCAACCACGGCGACGGAGAGCCGCGCACGCGCTTCCCCTTCATCGGGATGCGCGTATGCGCGTCCGTGCCGTGA
- a CDS encoding ADYC domain-containing protein, which yields MSAIMKVWKQGLLGAVLLGGSGAVAEPPPTNSAQGTQLHGSERFESINIPHASVEGPPLPTGVTCATVKSGMVGGRIVVWQLTCTGGTPPFPGVLLDGPSLVGTTFRAPFEGRSVRLVIQEARCHVGITSSPVACTSENLNSGAARWEFRVSATTDDKTTVPLCPSGSGFAFAVPHAWSAGGALLKNPDYFTFACAPSNQGTTTNPFFVGGGVIAKCIDWGYAPWSGAVNGDDVALESHELCTRMARADYCGEGRSNTLDGTPLSFMGPQAALALSPGGYPVATVEHGQYALEAVWRRDSCGTVRPLCLGKKRWDSLSLEATCLNRALEAGIPPVIATGPSVRPCEDMKLTNYADDTLIVSYSLFIDRALVMFKKADTEFVTTTSVVADLQEHPGIVDVASFRADLNGDGLADTSSLVPLRAEGPILSAKLPSAIKKRMGSFIKPLYRCVDHVGRRLLTDSNTCAPATGYFLHAVNADQGIEGYVYSAVDADSTGQRRPLKLWRHPTLGFYATSTQPPSSAFVFVKDLGHLPAVGQLPGRDL from the coding sequence GTGTCAGCCATCATGAAGGTCTGGAAGCAGGGGCTGCTGGGCGCGGTGCTGCTGGGAGGCTCGGGGGCGGTCGCGGAGCCTCCTCCGACGAACAGCGCGCAGGGGACGCAGCTGCATGGCTCGGAGCGCTTCGAGTCCATCAACATCCCGCATGCCTCCGTGGAGGGGCCGCCGCTTCCCACGGGCGTGACGTGCGCGACGGTGAAGTCCGGCATGGTGGGCGGGCGGATCGTCGTGTGGCAGCTGACCTGCACCGGGGGGACTCCACCGTTTCCAGGGGTGCTCCTGGATGGGCCCTCGCTGGTGGGGACGACCTTCCGCGCGCCGTTCGAGGGCCGCTCGGTGAGGCTCGTCATCCAGGAGGCCCGCTGTCACGTGGGCATCACGTCGTCCCCGGTCGCGTGCACGAGCGAGAACCTCAACTCCGGCGCGGCACGCTGGGAGTTCCGGGTGAGCGCCACCACGGATGACAAGACGACCGTGCCGCTGTGCCCGTCAGGCAGTGGGTTCGCGTTCGCGGTGCCCCATGCGTGGTCGGCGGGCGGTGCGCTGCTGAAGAACCCGGACTACTTCACCTTCGCGTGCGCGCCTTCGAACCAGGGCACCACCACCAATCCGTTCTTCGTGGGCGGTGGTGTCATCGCCAAATGCATCGACTGGGGCTATGCGCCCTGGAGCGGGGCCGTCAACGGGGACGACGTCGCGCTCGAGTCCCATGAGCTCTGCACGCGCATGGCGCGGGCGGACTATTGCGGCGAGGGGAGAAGCAACACGCTGGATGGCACCCCGCTGTCGTTCATGGGACCGCAGGCCGCCCTGGCGCTGAGCCCCGGCGGCTACCCCGTGGCGACCGTGGAGCATGGGCAGTACGCGCTCGAAGCCGTCTGGCGGCGGGACTCCTGCGGCACGGTCCGGCCGCTGTGCCTGGGCAAGAAGCGCTGGGACAGCCTGTCGCTGGAGGCCACGTGCCTCAACCGCGCGCTCGAAGCCGGCATCCCTCCCGTCATCGCCACCGGGCCTTCCGTCCGTCCGTGCGAGGACATGAAGCTGACGAACTACGCGGACGACACGCTGATCGTCTCCTATTCGCTCTTCATCGACCGTGCGCTGGTGATGTTCAAGAAGGCGGACACGGAGTTCGTGACGACCACTTCGGTGGTGGCGGATCTCCAGGAGCACCCGGGCATCGTGGACGTGGCCTCGTTCCGGGCGGACCTCAATGGCGACGGGCTGGCGGACACGTCGTCGCTCGTCCCCCTGCGCGCGGAGGGCCCCATCCTCTCCGCGAAGCTGCCTTCAGCCATCAAGAAGCGCATGGGGTCCTTCATCAAGCCGCTGTACCGGTGCGTGGACCACGTGGGGCGCAGGCTGCTCACGGACTCGAACACCTGTGCTCCCGCCACCGGCTACTTCCTCCATGCCGTCAACGCGGACCAGGGCATCGAGGGCTATGTGTACAGCGCCGTGGATGCCGACAGCACGGGGCAGCGCCGGCCCCTGAAGCTGTGGAGGCACCCGACGCTGGGCTTCTACGCCACGTCCACCCAGCCCCCCTCCTCCGCGTTCGTCTTCGTGAAGGACCTGGGCCATCTGCCCGCCGTGGGCCAGCTCCCGGGGCGCGACCTCTGA
- the rtcA gene encoding RNA 3'-terminal phosphate cyclase yields the protein MTGHDRTDAGLVLLDGSMGAGGGHILRSALCLSLITGRPFHLTRLREQREPSGLRPQHLASVRGAEALSTSTSEGAVVGASELRFTPGPVRAGDYLLEVGAAGSTPLLFQCLVYPLALAGGGRLTLRGATHPRNSPSFHALTGAWLPVARAYGFPVQLSLTHAGFHPEGAGEFTAQVGAPGEPPLRVDLPARGVLREVRVASFVGGLPFAVAERQSRAAVAALRERGILAEADNRPLPVTRSQGTVTFVLAQFEHTVAAFTSLGDRALDAEAVGRSAAESLTRFMETGGALDEHLAEQLLLPAALLASGRLGPVTPGTTRFTTARVTGALTTQAEVLRRFLPVAIDVEPGGLVEIRPA from the coding sequence ATGACCGGTCACGACCGGACCGACGCCGGGCTGGTGCTGCTCGACGGAAGCATGGGGGCGGGAGGGGGACACATCCTCCGCTCGGCGCTGTGCCTGTCGCTCATCACCGGACGGCCCTTCCACCTCACGCGGCTGCGCGAGCAGCGGGAGCCTTCGGGGCTGAGGCCCCAGCACCTGGCCTCCGTGCGCGGCGCGGAGGCCCTGAGCACCAGCACCAGCGAGGGCGCCGTCGTGGGCGCGTCCGAGCTGCGCTTCACCCCCGGCCCGGTGCGCGCGGGGGACTACCTGCTGGAGGTCGGCGCCGCGGGCAGCACGCCGCTGCTCTTCCAGTGCCTCGTGTACCCGCTGGCGCTCGCGGGCGGGGGACGGCTCACGCTGCGGGGCGCCACGCACCCGCGCAACAGCCCCAGCTTCCACGCGCTCACGGGCGCCTGGCTGCCGGTTGCGCGCGCCTACGGGTTTCCGGTGCAGCTGTCGCTGACGCACGCGGGCTTCCATCCGGAGGGCGCGGGCGAGTTCACCGCGCAGGTGGGCGCCCCGGGCGAACCGCCGCTGCGGGTGGACCTGCCGGCGCGCGGCGTGCTGCGCGAGGTGCGGGTGGCGTCCTTCGTGGGCGGGCTGCCCTTCGCCGTGGCGGAGCGTCAGTCCCGCGCCGCGGTGGCCGCGCTGCGCGAGCGGGGCATCCTGGCGGAGGCGGACAACCGGCCGCTGCCGGTGACGCGCTCACAGGGCACGGTGACGTTCGTGCTGGCGCAGTTCGAGCACACCGTCGCGGCCTTCACGTCCCTGGGCGACCGCGCGCTCGACGCTGAGGCCGTGGGCCGGAGCGCGGCCGAGTCGCTGACCCGGTTCATGGAGACGGGCGGGGCGCTGGACGAACACCTGGCGGAGCAGCTGCTCCTGCCGGCGGCGCTCCTGGCGTCGGGGAGGCTGGGACCGGTGACGCCGGGCACCACGCGCTTCACCACCGCGCGGGTCACCGGGGCGCTGACGACCCAGGCGGAGGTGCTGCGGCGCTTCCTGCCCGTGGCCATCGACGTGGAGCCGGGCGGGCTGGTGGAGATCCGCCCGGCCTGA